One window of Nicotiana tomentosiformis chromosome 11, ASM39032v3, whole genome shotgun sequence genomic DNA carries:
- the LOC104118020 gene encoding replication protein A 70 kDa DNA-binding subunit B-like, protein MAYSLLTELNSTRDDWTVRVRVCRKWNSINFKRNRELMSTDMILIDEEETLIHATINKNLVNKYKNLLSEGSVYVIKNFKVSEASGVYRPVTSTFKISFFLTTALQELREGIVSIPINGFQFIKPDMIDSRLNNNTVLSDVVGCLTAIGDMESVGSKWKKRDIQVITDYSAKSKITLWEEFGEKFEPFLYNDSGPYVVIVTSTTVKQFRGEVTFATTYASKIYVNLEIDYITTLIQKFGATFLGVQTIGSSNVNNIPIEEEMFMNRMNITELLESDWSADIHEYIVTVRGNITEIDNYFDWYYISCNSCSKKIVPSNGVYTCLFCAKECKFPLVKYKIYVKVKDKTGKTTLVLFNAVAEKLLDTSAHKLFNRLSLESNNVPPQIQSLCGKEFIFKLRLNNYNLKEGLENYTVSKLFIPDENLELQYTTRKEQKGKKKVEDNIETKRFVEGKESTNVSLEDFEDSPEDPHVNDGVNCRGRRTSLRKIRKRRNLIINDDEVIEQTTKKSKK, encoded by the exons ATGGCGTATTCTCTTCTTACCGAATTGAATAGTACTAGAGACGATTGGACCGTGAGGGTTAGAGTTTGCCGGAAATGGAATTCTATTAATTTCAAGAGAAACAGAGAACTAATGAGTACAGACATGATCCTTATAGATGAAGAG GAAACTTTGATACATGCTACAATCAACAAGAATTTAGTAAATAAGTACAAGAATTTGCTCAGTGAAGGATCAGTCTATGTTATTAAGAACTTCAAAGTTAGTGAGGCTTCTGGTGTATATAGACCAGTGACAAGTACTTTTAAAATTTCTTTCTTCCTGACAACTGCACTCCAGGAACTACGAGAAGGTATTGTTAGTATTCCTATAAATGGATTCCAGTTTATAAAACCCGACATGATCGACTCAAGGCTGAACAATAACACCGTGCTATCAG ATGTGGTTGGTTGTTTAACTGCCATCGGTGACATGGAGAGTGTTGGAAGCAAGTGGAAAAAAAGGGACATCCAAGTTATAACTGATTA TTCTGCAAAATCAAAAATAACTTTGTGGGAAGAATTTGGAGAGAAGTTCGAACCATTTCTATACAACGACTCTGGCCCATACGTTGTCATAGTTACTTCTACAACAGTTAAACAATTCCGTG GTGAGGTTACTTTCGCCACGACATATGCAAGCAAAATATATGTAAATCTAGAAATAGATTATATAACAACTTTGATTCAAAAGTTTGGTGCCACATTTCTTGGTGTACAAACTATCGGGAGCTCTAATGTCAATAACATTCCCATTGAGGAAGAGATGTTTATGAACAGGATGAACATTACTGAGTTGTTGGAGTCCGACTGGAGTGCCGATATACAT GAATACATTGTTACTGTGAGGGGCAACATTACAGAAATAGATAATTATTTTGATTGGTACTACATTTCATGCAACTCGTGTTCGAAGAAGATTGTACCTTCAAATGGTGTCTATACATGTCTCTTTTGCGCGAAAGAATGCAAGTTTCCTTTGGTGAA GTACAAAATATACGTCAAAGTAAAAGACAAAACTGGAAAGACTACTCTGGTTCTATTTAATGCTGTAGCGGAGAAGCTACTTGATACATCCGCCCACAAGTTGTTCAATAGGCTGTCATTGGAAAGCAATAATGTACCTCCACAAATCCAAAGCCTTTGCGGCAAGGAATTTATTTTCAAGCTACGATTAAACAATTACAATCTTAAAGAGGGGCTTGAAAATTATACGGTATCCAAGTTGTTCATTCCAGATGAGAATCTGGAATTGCAATACACAACAAGGAAAGAACAAAAG GGGAAAAAGAAGGTTGAGGATAACATTGAAACAAAACGTTTTGTCGAAGGAAAG GAATCTACTAATGTCTCTTTGGAGGACTTTGAAGACTCTCCAGAAGATCCACATGTCAATGACGGTGTTAACTGTAGGGGGAGAAGAACTTCATTAAGAAAGATTAGAAAGAGAAGAAACCTAATCATAAATGACGATGAAGTTATCGAGCAAACAACCAAAAAAAGCAAAAAGTAG
- the LOC104087812 gene encoding uncharacterized protein — MIGKTIILPSSHTGGPRYRVQNYQDAMAICRWAGYLDLFLTFTCNPKWPEINEMLRLIGQESDDNRVDIICRVFQIKLFQLMQDLKKNQPFGKIIACLYTIEFQKRGLPHGHILLFLHPTLKSPSTDHIDRIIAAEIPDLEVDPYGYNAVKNFMMHGPCGELNPHCPCMRQGKCTKYFPKKFNDRTTFDSDGFPIYRRRNTGTQVKKNGANLDNRYVVPYNRDLLVKYDAHINVELCNYSRSMKYLFKYVHKGSDRATATIESTNTGAENDEIKKYLDCRYISATEACWRIFKFDIHYRKPAVERLPFHLEGQNTIIFEEEKRAESVISRPDIEKIKFTEWFEANKRYDDARELTYSDFPTRWVWNAKDKTWNRRQSGKAVGRIYFAHPASGERFYMRMLLNFVKGSTSYESIRTINGVEYKNYRDACYALGLLDDDKEWNDCLAEAALWATENELRHLFVTILIHCQVSDSSKFWKNNCEILSEDITSLQRKRFQLKNLQLTEKQVEAYTLFEIETILLKMGKSLKDIDGMPLPDSALLRNVGNRMVNEELDYDKEELKILHDKSFALLNDCQKSAYDAIITSVENEQGRLFFINGHGGTGKTFLWNTIISKLRSQSKIVLPIATSGIAALLLPNGRTAHSRFHIPLDVTVESTCEIKQGTQLAELLNRTSLIIWDEAPMANKLCFEALDKTLRDILRVRYENSFDKPFGGLTVVCGGDFRQILPVIPKGTPADIVDAALNSFYLWPFFIIYELKQSMRLCNGKVSDYEADQIATFDKWLLQVGNGSFYDDINKELIKLPYDVCMKSSNDPIGSIVEAVYPSLLQNYSDPTYLKERAILTPKNDMVHELNHRIMKMIPGEGRTYFSSDNVCKASVNTNDKELLYPTEFLNSLTFPGIPNHDIHLKVGTPVMLLRNLNQTEGLCNGTRLIVRHLGNWSVSANIMSGKNIGSRVTIPRIIMSPNDSKWPFKLTRRQLPLAP; from the exons ATGATAGGGAAAACCATTATCTTGCCTTCTTCACACACTGGGGGACCTCGATATAGGGTACAAAATTATCAAGATGCAATGGCAATTTGTAGGTGGGCGGGATATCTGGATTTGTTCCTTACTTTCACTTGCAACCCAAAGTGGCCAGAAATAAATGAAATGCTCCGTTTAATTGGACAAGAGAGTGATGACAACCGGGTTGATATCATATGCAGAGTTTTCCAAATAAAATTGTTCCAGCTAATGCAAGATCTGAAAAAGAATCAGCCTTTTGGAAAAATAATTGCAT GTTTATATACAATTGAGTTTCAGAAAAGAGGTTTACCTCATGGGCATATATTGCTCTTCCTGCATCCCACATTAAAAAGCCCCTCCACAGATCATATTGACAGAATAATAGCAGCAGAAATACCTGATTTGGAAGTTGATCCTTACGGTTATAATGCTGTTAAGAACTTTATGATGCATGGACCTTGCGGAGAACTGAATCCACATTGCCCATGTATGAGGCAAGGAAAGTGCACGAAGTATTTTCCAAAGAAATTCAATGATCGAACAACTTTTGATTCAGATGGATTTCCTATTTATAGGAGAAGGAACACAGGTACTCAAGTCAAGAAAAATGGCGCTAACTTAGACAATAGATATGTTGTCCCTTACAATAGGGATTTGCTTGTCAAATATGATGCACATATAAATGTCGAATTATGCAATTACTCAAGGTCTATGAAGTACCTGTTCAAGTATGTCCATAAAGGGTCTGATAGAGCAACTGCAACTATAGAATCTACCAATACTGGTGCAGAAAATGAtgagataaaaaaatatttagactGCAGATACATATCAGCTACAGAAGCTTGCTGGAGGATCTTTAAATTTGACATACATTATAGAAAGCCGGCAGTTGAGCGTCTGCCTTTTCATTTAGAGGGACAAAACACAATAATATTCGAAGAAGAAAAGCGAGCAGAAAGCGTGATTAGCAGACCGGacatagaaaaaataaaattcacaGAATGGTTTGAGGCGAACAAAAGATATGATGATGCACGAGAGCTGACATATTCGGACTTTCCTACGCGTTGGGTCTGGAATGCAAAGGACAAAACATGGAATAGAAGGCAAAGTGGGAAGGCAGTTGGTAGAATTTACTTCGCACATCCTGCAAGTGGAGAACGTTTTTATATGAGAATGCTGCTTAACTTTGTGAAAGGAAGCACTTCCTATGAAAGCATCAGAACAATAAATGGAGTGGAGTATAAAAATTATAGAGATGCATGCTACGCTTTAGGATTATTAGATGATGATAAAGAGTGGAATGACTGCTTAGCCGAGGCTGCACTTTGGGCGACAGAAAATGAGTTGAGACATCTATTTGTAACGATACTTATTCACTGTCAGGTATCTGATTCAAGCAAATTTTGGAAGAACAACTGTGAAATTTTATCAGAAGATATAACATCATTACAGAGGAAGAGATTTCAATTGAAAAATTTACAGTTAACTGAAAAACAAGTAGAAGCATATACGTTATTTGAGATTGAAACCATCCTATTAAAGATGGGAAAAAGTTTGAAAGACATAGATGGAATGCCGCTACCAGATTCTGCGTTACTGCGAAATGTGGGAAACCGTATGGTCAATGAGGAGCTAGACTATGACAAAGAGGAGCTAAAAATACTGCACGACAAATCATTCGCTCTCTTAAATGATTGCCAAAAGTCAGCTTATGATGCAATAATAACATCAGTTGAGAATGAACAAGGACGATTATTTTTTATAAATGGACATGGTGGTACTGGCAAGACATTTCTGTGGAATACAATAATTTCCAAGCTCAGATCACAATCAAAAATAGTTCTTCCCATTGCTACTTCTGGAATAGCAGCTTTGTTATTGCCAAATGGTAGGACCGCTCATTCGCGCTTCCATATTCCTTTGGACGTTACTGTAGAATCCACTTGTGAAATAAAACAAGGCACCCAGTTAGCTGAACTTCTCAACAGAACTTCTTTAATCATTTGGGATGAAGCCCCCATGGCAAATAAGTTATGTTTTGAAGCATTAGATAAAACGTTGAGAGATATCCTGCGAGTCAGGTATGAAAATAGCTTTGACAAACCTTTTGGAGGCCTTACAGTTGTATGTGGTGGTGATTTTCGCCAAATATTACCTGTTATTCCAAAGGGTACCCCAGCTGATATTGTTGATGCAGCACTAAACTCCTTTTATTTGTGGCCATTTTTCATAATATACGAATTGAAGCAAAGTATGAGACTATGCAATGGAAAAGTAAGTGATTACGAGGCTGATCAAATTGCTACTTTTGACAAATGGTTGCTACAGGTTGGAAATGGATCATTTTACGATGATATTAACAAGGAGCTCATCAAATTGCCTTATGATGTATGCATGAAATCATCTAACGACCCAATCGGATCGATTGTTGAGGCAGTTTATCCATCTCTCCTACAAAATTACAGTGACCCAACATATCTGAAAGAAAGAGCAATACTAACGCCAAAAAATGATATGGTACATGAGTTGAACCATAGAATTATGAAAATGATACCAGGTGAAGGAAGAACATATTTCAGCTCTGACAATGTATGCAAAGCGAGCGTGAACACTAACGATAAAGAACTGTTGTACCCAACCGAATTTCTAAATAGCTTAACATTCCCTGGCATCCCTAATCATGACATACACTTAAAAGTAGGTACCCCAGTTATGCTTCTCAGAAATCTAAACCAAACAGAAGGCCTATGCAATGGAACAAGATTAATTGTCAGGCATCTTGGAAATTGGTCTGTCAGCGCAAACATCATGTCCGGAAAGAACATCGGTTCGAGAGTCACAATTCCAAGAATCATTATGTCTCCTAACGATTCAAAGTGGCCATTCAAGCTTACGAGAAGGCAGCTCCCTTTGGCGCCATGA